The bacterium genome window below encodes:
- a CDS encoding acyl-CoA dehydrogenase family protein yields the protein MEFDWSDEDLRHRDEVRAFLDEFLPDDWERLSEGGPGSDVQADFSRRFCRELARRGWLTQHWPEAYGGRDAPPWRHSIIGEECWANGEPRGPQYMNVNWIGPAIMRFGSDEQKREHLPRISAGDVLWCQGFSEPEAGSDLVALRTAAVRAGDEYVIDGSKIWTSYANHADFIILLVRTDPDSDRHRGISVLLVPMDTPGIEVREIPSVVGDRYFHEVFFTGVRVPTSVRLGPEDEGWGVVTYALQYERVGAARYARAALTLDRLAEHARARGLLDDPLVVDRLADARTLCEAARMLTYRVIDQRAHDLPPSTDTQLARVANTNADYRVGELAVEILGPDALEYGSFADANFRLAMTAGVAVGATEVQLNLIAARHLGLPRA from the coding sequence ATGGAATTCGACTGGTCCGACGAGGACCTTCGGCATCGGGACGAGGTTCGAGCTTTCCTCGACGAGTTCCTCCCCGACGACTGGGAGCGACTCTCCGAAGGCGGTCCAGGGAGCGACGTCCAGGCCGATTTCTCGCGCCGCTTCTGCCGCGAGCTCGCCCGTCGCGGCTGGCTCACCCAGCATTGGCCCGAGGCATACGGTGGGCGGGACGCTCCGCCGTGGCGCCACTCGATCATCGGCGAGGAGTGCTGGGCGAACGGTGAACCCCGTGGCCCGCAGTACATGAACGTCAACTGGATCGGCCCTGCGATCATGCGCTTCGGCTCGGACGAGCAGAAGCGCGAGCACCTGCCGCGGATCTCCGCCGGCGACGTTCTCTGGTGTCAGGGATTCTCGGAGCCCGAAGCGGGCTCGGATCTCGTCGCGCTCCGGACGGCCGCCGTTCGCGCCGGTGATGAATACGTGATCGACGGCAGCAAGATCTGGACGTCCTACGCGAACCACGCCGACTTCATCATCCTGCTCGTCCGAACGGATCCGGACTCCGATCGTCATCGCGGGATTTCCGTGCTCCTGGTCCCGATGGACACGCCCGGGATCGAGGTGCGGGAGATCCCATCGGTGGTCGGCGATCGCTACTTCCACGAGGTCTTCTTCACGGGAGTTCGCGTCCCGACGAGCGTGCGGCTCGGACCCGAGGACGAAGGGTGGGGCGTGGTCACCTATGCGCTCCAGTACGAACGGGTCGGCGCGGCGCGCTATGCGAGAGCGGCGCTCACCCTCGATCGCCTGGCGGAGCACGCCCGGGCACGCGGTCTGCTCGACGACCCGCTCGTGGTCGACCGGCTCGCCGACGCGCGCACGCTCTGCGAGGCGGCGCGGATGCTGACCTATCGCGTGATCGACCAGCGCGCGCACGACCTTCCCCCGTCGACCGATACCCAGCTCGCGCGGGTCGCGAACACGAACGCGGACTATCGGGTCGGCGAGCTCGCGGTCGAGATCCTCGGGCCCGACGCGCTCGAATACGGGTCCTTCGCCGACGCGAACTTCCGTCTCGCCATGACCGCGGGCGTGGCGGTCGGCGCGACGGAGGTCCAGCTCAACCTGATCGCCGCGCGGCACCTGGGCCTGCCCCGTGCCTAG
- a CDS encoding AMP-binding protein, with protein sequence MIDPADGAEQADDRADVGSDSVEPAAREPVDLALTLAPSDPSGLTLPRFLAEVTRRYGDRIALRFEDRDWTYREVAVASRQVAAALVDAGVGVGDRVAILISNRPEFVFALFGAAEAGSIAVPVNTFATPDERDYILRHSDARTLLMQRHLAGRDFVRELVEAHPRLDGAASDPLQLEGLPALRTIVCVGAAAAGEIDPPAIQDWDAFLARETPAARAQVASRIDAQHPDDDGVLIYTSGTTDKPKGVLHAQRSPTIQNWRFGEYLGLTEDDIVLTAQPFFWSAGISMSLGATLAAGAKLLLQETFDAEAALDCLERERATTLHAWVHQEKAMAEHPTAAGRDYGALHRIEFDSPLAPVIGLEKDVWGLHASYGLTETFTLSAMLPSWSTAEERARNSGVALPGMEIRIVDVEGGHPLPVGESGEIAVRGVTLMKGYWKVPLEHVLDVDGFFHTGDAGRLDDQGRLHWTGRLSGIIKTGGANVSPLEVEKVAADLPGVRAAIAVGVPHPTLGEAIVLCAIPTGGSEIDAEAIRATLRSRLSAYKVPRHVLVVSESDAPTTGTAKIRSDALRELAQARLSREGVEIAGHVYGRGRDAQESR encoded by the coding sequence GTGATCGACCCGGCGGACGGCGCGGAGCAAGCGGACGACCGTGCGGACGTCGGGAGCGATTCCGTCGAACCGGCCGCGCGGGAACCCGTCGACCTCGCGCTCACCCTCGCGCCGTCGGACCCGTCCGGCCTGACCCTTCCCCGCTTCCTCGCGGAGGTCACGCGCCGCTACGGCGATCGGATCGCGCTCCGTTTCGAAGACCGCGACTGGACCTACCGCGAGGTGGCCGTCGCTTCGCGCCAGGTCGCCGCGGCCCTCGTCGATGCAGGCGTCGGCGTGGGCGACCGGGTCGCGATCCTGATCTCCAACCGGCCCGAGTTCGTCTTCGCGCTCTTCGGCGCGGCCGAAGCGGGCTCGATCGCGGTTCCGGTCAACACGTTCGCGACGCCCGATGAGCGCGACTACATCCTGCGCCACAGCGACGCGCGTACGCTCCTGATGCAGCGGCACCTCGCGGGACGCGACTTCGTTCGCGAGCTCGTCGAGGCGCATCCTCGACTCGACGGCGCGGCGTCGGACCCGCTCCAGCTCGAGGGACTCCCCGCCCTGCGGACGATCGTCTGCGTCGGCGCTGCGGCGGCCGGCGAAATCGACCCGCCCGCGATCCAGGACTGGGACGCCTTCCTGGCGCGCGAAACGCCCGCGGCGCGGGCGCAGGTCGCGTCTCGAATCGACGCGCAGCATCCAGACGACGACGGCGTGCTCATCTACACCTCCGGCACGACGGACAAGCCGAAGGGCGTCCTGCACGCCCAGCGGTCGCCGACGATCCAGAACTGGCGCTTCGGCGAATACCTGGGCCTGACGGAGGACGACATCGTCCTGACCGCGCAGCCCTTCTTCTGGAGCGCCGGGATCTCGATGTCGCTCGGCGCGACGCTGGCGGCTGGCGCCAAGCTTCTGCTCCAGGAGACCTTCGACGCCGAGGCCGCCCTCGATTGCCTGGAGCGCGAGCGCGCGACGACCCTCCACGCGTGGGTCCACCAGGAGAAGGCGATGGCGGAACATCCGACCGCCGCCGGGCGCGACTACGGCGCGCTCCACCGGATCGAGTTCGACTCACCCCTCGCGCCGGTCATCGGTCTCGAGAAGGACGTCTGGGGCCTGCACGCGTCGTATGGACTGACGGAGACGTTCACGCTCTCCGCGATGCTCCCGAGTTGGTCGACGGCCGAGGAGCGCGCCCGAAACTCCGGCGTGGCGTTGCCCGGTATGGAGATCCGGATCGTCGACGTCGAGGGCGGTCACCCTCTTCCGGTCGGCGAGTCGGGCGAGATCGCGGTTCGCGGCGTGACCCTCATGAAAGGGTACTGGAAGGTGCCCCTCGAACACGTGCTCGACGTCGACGGGTTCTTCCACACCGGGGACGCCGGCCGGCTGGACGACCAGGGGCGACTCCATTGGACGGGCCGGCTCTCGGGCATCATCAAGACGGGGGGCGCGAACGTCTCGCCCCTCGAAGTCGAGAAGGTCGCTGCCGACCTGCCCGGCGTGCGGGCAGCGATCGCCGTCGGTGTCCCCCACCCGACGCTCGGCGAGGCGATCGTGCTCTGTGCGATCCCGACCGGCGGGAGCGAGATCGACGCCGAGGCGATCCGGGCGACGCTGCGGAGTCGGCTCTCCGCCTACAAGGTGCCGCGCCACGTGCTCGTGGTCTCGGAATCCGACGCGCCGACGACCGGCACCGCGAAGATCCGCTCCGACGCCCTCCGCGAACTCGCGCAGGCGCGGCTCTCGCGGGAGGGCGTCGAGATCGCAGGGCACGTCTACGGTCGCGGCCGGGACGCGCAGGAATCGAGGTAG
- a CDS encoding acyl--CoA ligase: MSGLEAARASLSEVDGMPSETRPEASFPGFSPTIPELLRNALERHGDATLIVHAGGRRLSYADLDRESGVLAKGLLARGVGKGTRVALWMPNGPDWLIAWFAAARIGALVAPLNTFYRPRELGWALAHADAHVVLTHARFLKDDHQAMLEEAVPGLADATRPTLRLPSHPYLREIHVWGGDDRPWSMPGPDELLEAAAAEEGIDDAFLRRVEDAVAPADPLVVIYSSGSTGDPKGAVHSHGALVRHGHNLNQFRDLLPDDRLYSPMPFFWVGGLSFTLLSAFHVGACLLTEDFFEPGATLDFLEKERATQVAGWPHYAKAMLEHPSFADRDLSSVRGGNLYEVLPDDLRPKDPELRSNSLGMTETCGPHTFDRMDIELPESLRSSFGHSVPGVHHKVVDPATGVTLGADEFGEICVRGYSLMQGLYKVEREGTFDAEGYYHTGDGGRFDADGVLFFESRLGDLIKTAGANVTPREVEAVLEACVPVREAYVVGVADDARGQRVAAAVVLQANGDASADSLRAEIKPQLSAYKVPREIHFYDHEDLPFTDSGKIDKAALVRMLEGAAPEQVE, translated from the coding sequence GTGTCCGGTCTCGAAGCGGCGCGCGCGTCCCTCTCGGAGGTCGATGGAATGCCCAGCGAGACGCGACCCGAGGCGAGCTTCCCCGGCTTCTCGCCGACGATTCCCGAGCTGTTACGCAACGCACTCGAGCGTCACGGCGACGCGACGTTGATCGTCCACGCAGGCGGCCGCCGACTGAGCTACGCGGACCTCGACCGCGAATCGGGCGTCCTCGCCAAGGGACTGCTGGCCCGAGGCGTCGGCAAGGGCACCCGCGTCGCGCTCTGGATGCCGAACGGGCCCGATTGGCTGATCGCGTGGTTCGCCGCGGCGCGAATCGGCGCGCTCGTGGCTCCCCTCAATACGTTCTACCGCCCCCGCGAGCTCGGCTGGGCCCTCGCGCACGCCGACGCCCACGTCGTGCTCACCCACGCGCGATTCCTCAAGGACGATCACCAGGCGATGCTCGAAGAAGCCGTCCCGGGCCTGGCCGACGCGACCCGGCCGACGCTCCGGCTCCCGAGCCACCCCTATCTCCGAGAGATCCACGTGTGGGGTGGAGACGATCGGCCGTGGTCGATGCCGGGACCGGATGAGCTTCTCGAGGCGGCGGCGGCCGAGGAAGGGATCGATGACGCCTTCCTGCGTCGGGTCGAAGACGCCGTCGCGCCCGCCGATCCCCTGGTCGTCATCTACAGCTCCGGCAGCACCGGCGACCCGAAGGGCGCCGTCCACAGCCATGGCGCTCTCGTTCGCCACGGACACAACCTGAATCAGTTTCGCGATCTCCTGCCGGACGACCGACTCTACTCGCCGATGCCCTTCTTCTGGGTCGGCGGGCTCTCCTTCACCCTGCTCTCGGCGTTCCACGTCGGTGCCTGTCTCCTGACGGAAGACTTCTTCGAACCCGGCGCGACGCTCGACTTCCTCGAGAAGGAACGCGCGACGCAGGTCGCGGGCTGGCCGCACTACGCGAAGGCGATGCTCGAGCACCCGAGCTTCGCCGACCGGGATCTCTCCTCGGTGCGGGGCGGCAACCTCTACGAGGTGCTGCCCGACGACCTCCGGCCGAAGGACCCCGAGCTGCGCTCGAACTCTCTCGGCATGACCGAGACCTGCGGACCGCATACCTTCGACCGCATGGACATCGAGCTGCCGGAGTCGCTGCGCAGCTCCTTCGGACACTCCGTTCCCGGCGTACACCACAAAGTCGTGGACCCGGCGACGGGGGTGACCCTGGGCGCCGACGAATTCGGCGAGATCTGCGTTCGCGGCTACAGCCTGATGCAGGGGCTCTACAAGGTCGAGCGTGAGGGGACCTTCGACGCGGAAGGCTACTACCACACGGGGGACGGCGGCCGCTTCGATGCGGACGGCGTGCTCTTCTTCGAGTCGCGTCTCGGCGATCTCATCAAGACCGCCGGAGCGAACGTCACGCCGCGCGAGGTCGAGGCGGTCCTCGAAGCCTGCGTACCGGTCCGCGAGGCCTACGTCGTCGGCGTCGCCGACGACGCGCGGGGCCAGCGCGTCGCCGCGGCAGTCGTCCTCCAGGCGAACGGGGACGCGAGCGCGGACTCGCTTCGAGCGGAGATCAAGCCACAGCTATCGGCCTACAAGGTTCCACGCGAGATCCACTTCTACGACCACGAGGACCTCCCCTTCACCGACAGCGGAAAGATCGACAAGGCGGCCCTCGTCCGGATGCTGGAAGGGGCAGCACCCGAGCAGGTCGAGTAG
- a CDS encoding LLM class F420-dependent oxidoreductase, whose translation MKIGITLGLLHPAAFEPVAVEADRLGFESLWFPEHLVFPMEMAGSPYPGADHPPIPPETPLYDPFGMLCYLAAKTSSIRLGTNVFLLALRHPFVAARAIQTLDHLSGGRAEVGVGAGWLRSEFTATGLDPRTRGARLDEAITICRRLWTEETIEHRGRFYDFDPVKFEPKPIQRPHPPLHVGGESDAALRRAAVLGDGWLGLHHDPSSVSEPIERLKRFRREAGTAERPFEITVGGAIDSREDLARWEDAGVTRLYVRPWSRSREAVEAVRRFADRVLD comes from the coding sequence ATGAAGATCGGCATCACCCTCGGCCTCCTCCATCCGGCGGCCTTCGAGCCCGTCGCCGTCGAGGCGGATCGTCTGGGATTCGAATCGCTCTGGTTCCCGGAGCATCTGGTCTTCCCGATGGAGATGGCGGGCTCCCCCTACCCGGGCGCCGACCATCCGCCGATTCCGCCCGAGACGCCGCTCTACGATCCCTTCGGCATGCTCTGCTATCTCGCGGCGAAGACGTCCTCGATCCGACTCGGGACCAACGTCTTCCTCCTGGCGCTCCGACATCCCTTCGTCGCGGCGCGGGCGATCCAGACCCTCGACCACCTCTCGGGAGGCCGCGCCGAAGTCGGGGTCGGGGCCGGCTGGCTTCGGAGCGAGTTCACAGCGACCGGACTCGACCCGCGCACGCGGGGTGCGCGCCTGGACGAGGCGATCACGATCTGCCGCCGGTTGTGGACGGAGGAGACGATCGAACACCGCGGGCGCTTCTACGACTTCGATCCGGTGAAGTTCGAGCCGAAGCCGATCCAGCGCCCCCATCCGCCGCTCCACGTGGGCGGCGAATCCGACGCCGCGCTGCGCCGTGCGGCCGTCCTCGGCGACGGCTGGCTCGGGCTGCACCACGACCCCTCCTCGGTCTCGGAGCCGATCGAACGCTTGAAGCGCTTCCGTCGCGAGGCGGGCACGGCGGAACGTCCCTTCGAGATCACGGTGGGGGGTGCGATCGACTCTCGGGAAGACCTCGCGCGCTGGGAGGATGCGGGCGTGACCCGCCTCTACGTGCGCCCCTGGTCCCGGTCGCGCGAGGCCGTGGAAGCCGTTCGGCGCTTCGCCGATCGCGTCCTCGACTGA
- a CDS encoding glucose 1-dehydrogenase, whose protein sequence is MNARELFDLTGRTALVTGGGRGIGKAIATGLAEAGADVIVASRKRAACESVVETITAMGRRAWAIPSDLSKHEEIESLVAEAIDCSGRVDILVNNAAFAWGAPLLEHRPEDWDRVFDLNLRGLFFLSQGVARHMIEAGGGNIIHVSSIAALRGASDELEPSIAYTASKGALHTLTRDMAIKLAPHGIRVNALAPGAFDTDMLAYIKSDPGRHADFLERMPLARVGEDDDAKGAVVYLASDASAFVTGQILVVDGGWSVQTS, encoded by the coding sequence GTGAACGCGAGAGAGCTCTTCGACTTGACCGGACGAACGGCCCTCGTGACCGGGGGCGGCCGGGGGATCGGGAAGGCGATCGCGACCGGTCTCGCCGAGGCCGGCGCAGACGTGATCGTCGCCTCCCGAAAGCGCGCCGCCTGCGAGTCCGTCGTCGAGACGATCACGGCGATGGGGCGCCGCGCATGGGCGATCCCGAGCGACCTCTCGAAGCACGAAGAGATCGAGTCTCTCGTGGCCGAGGCGATCGACTGCAGCGGTCGGGTCGACATCCTGGTGAACAACGCCGCCTTCGCCTGGGGTGCGCCGCTCCTCGAGCACCGGCCGGAAGACTGGGATCGCGTGTTCGACCTGAATCTGCGCGGCCTCTTCTTCCTGTCTCAGGGCGTAGCCCGACACATGATCGAAGCGGGAGGCGGGAACATCATCCACGTGAGCTCGATCGCTGCGCTTCGCGGTGCCTCCGACGAACTCGAGCCCTCGATCGCCTACACGGCGAGCAAGGGAGCGCTCCACACGCTCACCCGGGACATGGCGATCAAGCTCGCGCCGCACGGGATTCGCGTGAACGCGCTCGCGCCCGGTGCCTTCGACACGGACATGCTCGCCTACATCAAGAGCGACCCCGGGCGTCACGCGGACTTCCTCGAACGCATGCCCCTCGCGCGCGTCGGCGAGGACGACGACGCGAAGGGCGCCGTCGTCTACCTCGCCAGCGACGCGAGCGCCTTCGTCACGGGGCAGATCCTCGTCGTGGACGGAGGATGGAGCGTGCAGACCTCGTGA
- a CDS encoding acyl-CoA dehydrogenase family protein, whose protein sequence is MLERHAGVARATELDRAGLHDGELDRALTEAGFDEILDPESQKGALEATLLIETIARAAGVVPFAARALIGPAVAGERLEGTVALGDADRSHPVRYGAQAAWLLWAADDEALLAPLDARQVEPVASNFGYPLGRVPADAVGAERSLGPGSADRLRAWWRLAVAAEAVGTMASALDCTVSYLTERKQFGVAIGSFQAVQHRLAECAVRVEASRWLVYEAAHHRAQDEATACAAAYALESARQVFRETHQLSGAIGFTRDHPLHVWSMRLHALGSELEGARGHRRALARARWGVA, encoded by the coding sequence ATGCTCGAACGTCACGCCGGCGTCGCGCGCGCGACTGAGCTCGATCGCGCGGGGCTGCACGACGGTGAACTCGATCGCGCGTTGACGGAGGCCGGCTTCGACGAGATCCTGGACCCCGAGTCCCAGAAGGGTGCGCTCGAGGCCACGCTCCTCATCGAAACGATCGCCCGTGCCGCGGGCGTCGTCCCCTTCGCGGCGCGCGCGCTGATCGGGCCGGCGGTCGCGGGAGAAAGGCTCGAAGGGACGGTCGCGCTCGGCGACGCAGACCGGTCGCATCCCGTCCGCTACGGCGCACAGGCGGCATGGCTGCTCTGGGCGGCGGACGATGAAGCGTTGCTCGCCCCGCTCGACGCTCGGCAGGTCGAGCCGGTCGCGTCCAACTTCGGCTACCCACTCGGCCGCGTCCCTGCCGACGCGGTCGGTGCCGAGCGGTCGCTCGGTCCCGGAAGCGCGGATCGCCTGCGCGCGTGGTGGCGGCTCGCCGTGGCCGCCGAGGCCGTCGGCACGATGGCGTCTGCGCTCGACTGCACCGTCTCCTATCTCACGGAGCGCAAGCAGTTCGGTGTCGCGATCGGTTCGTTCCAGGCCGTACAACACCGGCTCGCCGAATGTGCCGTGCGCGTCGAGGCGAGCCGCTGGCTCGTCTACGAAGCGGCCCATCATCGTGCGCAGGACGAAGCGACGGCCTGCGCAGCGGCCTACGCCCTCGAGTCCGCCCGTCAGGTCTTTCGCGAGACCCACCAGCTCTCCGGCGCGATCGGATTCACCCGCGACCACCCGCTGCACGTCTGGTCGATGCGTCTCCACGCGCTCGGCAGCGAGCTCGAAGGCGCCCGCGGCCATCGTCGCGCGCTCGCCCGGGCGCGTTGGGGGGTCGCGTGA
- a CDS encoding enoyl-CoA hydratase/isomerase family protein, with protein sequence MTRMADYASIDLDAPLEGVVFGVADGVATITLARPERGNALTPSMQPILRRIWCEVRDEPSIHVAVLRAEGERHFCTGFDVAEAESDDADDVFVDLPLAESVFWSPLQNRVTKPVICAVNGLCVGGGLHFVVDADIVLASQNAAFMDSHVNVGMVGALENIGLAKRLPLGSALRMTLQGRHYRMPAARAYQLGLVDELADSPASLHDAADAMARQILENSPQAMARSKQAVWGALEFGYEEALERGWELLKGHWVHPDFREGPRAFAEGRAPRWNPDPEARDPEADAPTRDASSKERES encoded by the coding sequence ATGACGCGGATGGCCGACTACGCCTCGATCGACCTGGACGCGCCGCTCGAAGGCGTGGTCTTCGGCGTCGCCGACGGCGTCGCGACCATCACCCTCGCGCGTCCCGAGCGGGGCAACGCGCTCACGCCCTCGATGCAGCCGATCCTGCGACGAATCTGGTGCGAGGTTCGCGACGAGCCCTCCATCCACGTCGCGGTCCTCCGCGCCGAGGGAGAGCGCCATTTCTGCACCGGCTTCGACGTCGCCGAGGCGGAGTCCGACGATGCGGACGACGTCTTCGTCGATCTTCCGCTCGCCGAGTCCGTGTTCTGGTCGCCGCTCCAGAATCGGGTGACGAAGCCGGTCATCTGCGCCGTGAACGGGCTCTGCGTCGGTGGCGGCCTCCATTTCGTGGTCGATGCGGACATCGTCCTCGCCTCGCAGAACGCGGCCTTCATGGACTCGCACGTGAACGTCGGCATGGTCGGTGCGCTCGAGAACATCGGTCTCGCGAAGCGACTCCCGCTCGGGAGTGCGCTTCGCATGACGCTCCAGGGTCGGCACTACCGGATGCCGGCGGCGCGCGCCTACCAGCTCGGCCTCGTCGACGAGCTCGCCGATTCGCCGGCTTCGCTCCACGATGCCGCGGACGCGATGGCGCGACAGATCCTCGAGAACTCGCCGCAGGCGATGGCGCGCTCGAAGCAGGCGGTCTGGGGCGCGCTCGAGTTCGGCTACGAAGAAGCGCTCGAACGCGGCTGGGAGCTGCTCAAGGGACACTGGGTCCACCCCGACTTCCGCGAGGGGCCCCGTGCTTTTGCGGAAGGGCGCGCGCCGCGCTGGAACCCCGATCCCGAGGCGCGCGATCCAGAGGCGGACGCGCCGACCCGTGATGCGTCTTCGAAGGAACGCGAATCGTGA
- a CDS encoding acyl-CoA dehydrogenase family protein, which produces MSLGADPESIQPPSLDLGLDDAQAAIASALGEFCRDRLDAGAAAIGGDGFPDALWRELAALGALGVATPEGDGGAREVVAAMETLGREGFPGPLAATFLATQLVSPSERVALASGDLRAAVGRGPLFADARGADILLEIDGECVHRRRSTSEDRAVPVMGGVRWRHVEGERVETWADPARGLALIRIALAAQLFGLAEGLVAAAAEHANVRRQFGQSIGDFQAVAHPLADVHVHLEAARLLARSAADRFDRDPSTASSEASAAHASARRSAVEAVHVCHQVFGAVGITIEGPAWSTSSRIMALAACPPTSESTNALLYGSIARSPAERRSE; this is translated from the coding sequence GTGAGCCTCGGCGCGGATCCCGAGTCCATCCAACCCCCGAGCCTCGATCTGGGGCTCGACGATGCACAGGCCGCGATCGCCTCGGCGCTCGGCGAGTTCTGCCGCGATCGACTCGATGCAGGTGCGGCAGCGATCGGAGGGGATGGGTTCCCGGATGCGCTCTGGCGCGAGCTCGCGGCGCTCGGTGCGCTCGGGGTCGCGACCCCGGAAGGCGACGGCGGCGCGCGCGAGGTCGTCGCCGCGATGGAGACCCTCGGGCGAGAGGGCTTCCCCGGGCCGCTCGCGGCGACCTTTCTCGCGACCCAGCTCGTCTCGCCGTCGGAACGCGTGGCGCTCGCTTCGGGCGACCTGCGAGCGGCGGTCGGGCGCGGTCCGCTCTTTGCCGATGCGAGGGGAGCCGACATCCTCCTCGAGATCGACGGCGAATGCGTCCATCGCCGACGGTCGACGTCTGAAGATCGCGCCGTTCCGGTCATGGGCGGCGTCCGTTGGCGCCACGTCGAAGGCGAGCGGGTCGAGACCTGGGCCGACCCGGCCCGGGGACTCGCGCTGATCCGAATCGCGCTCGCTGCCCAGCTCTTCGGTCTCGCGGAGGGACTCGTCGCCGCCGCCGCGGAACATGCCAACGTCCGACGCCAGTTCGGCCAATCGATCGGCGACTTCCAGGCCGTCGCCCATCCCCTCGCCGACGTGCACGTCCATCTCGAGGCGGCGCGGCTGCTCGCGCGATCCGCTGCGGATCGTTTCGACAGGGACCCGAGCACGGCCTCGAGCGAAGCGTCCGCCGCCCACGCCTCGGCCCGACGGAGCGCGGTCGAGGCGGTCCACGTCTGCCATCAGGTCTTCGGCGCGGTCGGGATCACGATCGAGGGGCCGGCCTGGTCGACGTCGAGCCGGATCATGGCGCTGGCCGCCTGCCCGCCGACGTCGGAGAGCACGAACGCATTGCTCTACGGAAGCATCGCGCGGAGCCCCGCGGAGAGGAGGAGCGAATGA
- a CDS encoding MaoC family dehydratase N-terminal domain-containing protein has product MSEAPKTSEAPLETLDTTDVDRWVGVPLGGGSMRDPVGANDIRRWVQGCQNTNPLHFDADYAAESRFGELVAPQSFAVCTDDSHGAAPAIQGNIPGQHMLFGGDEWWFYGPRIRPHDHIKQDRMLFDYKVTQTKFAGPTMFSRGDTNYRNQNGEMICKQRSTSIRYVAEEAVKRGEFMDIPEKEWTDPELEQIEKEKFEYFATIMDLGHEKRLFVKEGDTLARKPIGPHTIASFTTEWRGFIQSIWGSLKREGPTSLHNAGWIPEMDRDPEAAKIDPSINDGLYHGPSRGHVQKRYAQLIGMPRGYGYGATMGAWILDYLGNWGGEWSEIIHSRMSYRSPALVGDLTYLDGHVRSTGFDPDTGDPIAVVSVTMTNQREEIMASGDAEIRLPKPD; this is encoded by the coding sequence ATGAGCGAAGCACCGAAGACCTCCGAAGCGCCCCTCGAGACGCTCGACACGACCGACGTCGATCGCTGGGTCGGCGTGCCGCTCGGCGGCGGCTCGATGCGCGATCCGGTCGGGGCGAACGACATCCGGCGATGGGTGCAGGGCTGCCAGAACACCAATCCGCTCCACTTCGACGCGGACTACGCCGCAGAGAGCCGATTCGGCGAGCTCGTCGCGCCCCAGTCGTTCGCCGTCTGCACGGACGACAGCCACGGCGCCGCACCGGCGATCCAGGGCAATATCCCGGGCCAGCACATGCTCTTCGGGGGCGACGAGTGGTGGTTCTACGGTCCGCGCATCCGACCCCACGACCACATCAAGCAGGACCGGATGCTCTTCGACTACAAGGTCACCCAGACGAAGTTCGCCGGGCCGACGATGTTCTCGCGCGGCGACACGAACTACCGCAATCAGAACGGCGAGATGATCTGCAAGCAGCGGTCGACCTCGATCCGCTACGTCGCCGAGGAGGCGGTCAAGCGCGGCGAGTTCATGGACATCCCCGAGAAGGAGTGGACCGACCCCGAGCTCGAGCAGATCGAGAAGGAGAAGTTCGAGTACTTCGCGACGATCATGGACCTCGGTCATGAGAAGCGGCTCTTCGTCAAGGAAGGCGACACCCTCGCGAGGAAGCCGATCGGTCCCCACACGATCGCGAGCTTCACGACCGAATGGCGCGGCTTCATCCAGTCGATCTGGGGGAGTCTCAAGCGCGAGGGGCCGACTTCGCTCCACAACGCCGGCTGGATCCCGGAGATGGATCGGGATCCCGAGGCCGCGAAGATCGACCCGTCGATCAACGACGGTCTCTACCACGGTCCGTCCCGCGGTCACGTCCAGAAGCGATACGCCCAGCTGATCGGCATGCCGCGCGGCTACGGCTACGGCGCGACGATGGGCGCCTGGATCCTCGACTACCTGGGCAACTGGGGCGGCGAGTGGAGCGAGATCATCCACAGCAGGATGTCGTATCGATCGCCCGCCCTCGTCGGGGACCTGACCTACCTCGACGGGCACGTGCGCTCGACGGGCTTCGATCCCGACACGGGCGACCCGATCGCGGTGGTCAGCGTCACGATGACGAACCAGCGCGAAGAGATCATGGCGAGCGGCGACGCCGAGATCCGTCTGCCGAAGCCGGACTGA